A stretch of the Panicum virgatum strain AP13 chromosome 9N, P.virgatum_v5, whole genome shotgun sequence genome encodes the following:
- the LOC120691282 gene encoding pentatricopeptide repeat-containing protein MRL1, chloroplastic-like isoform X3: MEASASASASASAPAALLPLLAAPPRFLHLPLRRPSTRRHGCGSGLLLQPPPPPGPGSRAHFKTTCCASSPDQADVLQGGTSLVSVAAFTLRAALQLVWLRWRRATHGDSPEVLYENGKNIVNKVLGVSKTIYGSNCVAQTTHDSGLPELGVSRRTTVDEMHCKAGIFPCVNTVHKETQAYSVTIPLTPPVTSVDTSGREEVSCSTPTANCSIEKVTSVPVMPDDTVSEEQDKTKYFSNSIGRVAGLPYQFLSLSGHQEVVQNSPGHTAKQKDAWDANLVGCRQSDQEEHLDFTSLSSFKRIAEDHLDFFPLAGNRNLFESRKGIESTKSNARSSSLPAGLTLELCILLGHFAPVACSREGPVRKQEKAVKDHDGAPVTGWSISNILNKENPDNFTQAKRGGLKGTKDTLDYSRIYNSFLIDGRLKDCVDLLESMEQNGLLDMKKIHHASFFSMCKKQRAVLEALRFCRLIDSPKISTFNMLLSVCANSQDFDGALQVMELLKEAGLKPDCKLYTTLISTCAKCGKVDAMFEVFHEMVSAGIDPNVNTYSALIDGCARAGQVAKAFGAYGIMSSKKVKPDRVVFNALISACGESGAVARAFDVLSEMTAESSDSKGSRPILPDHVTVGALMKTCIQAGQADRAREVYKMLQEYNIKGTPEVYTIALRSCSLTGDLGFALKIYEDMNKIGVKPDEVFLSALVDVAGHAKRADAAFEIMKDARAKGLHVGTIAYSSLMGACCNAKDWKKALQLYEEIKSIKLTPTVSMMNALITSLCDGDQVIKAVDVLNEMNKIGVCPNEITYSVLFVACERNGEAQLGLDLFEQLKIDGIGINLTIIGSLTGLCLQMFDSDLLLGNIIVNFSLGKPQIDNKCLSRIDPYL; the protein is encoded by the exons ATGGAGgcgtccgcctccgcctccgcctccgcctctgccCCCGCAGCGCTCCTCCCCCTGCTGGCCGCACCTCCACGCTTTCTCCACCTCCCTctccgccgcccctccacccGGCGCCACGGCTGCGGGAGTGGTCTTCTGctccagccaccgccgccgccgggccccggCTCCCGAGCCCACTTTAAGACAACCTGCTGCGCGTCGAGCCCCGACCAGGCGGACGTGCTGCAGGGCGGGACCTCGCTGGTCAGCGTCGCGGCGTTCACTCTCCGCGCCGCCCTGCAGCTGGTGTGGTTGCGGTGGCGCAGGGCGACGCACGGGGATTCCCCTGAG GTTTTGTATGAAAATGGCAAAAACATTGTAAATAAGGTCCTTGGTGTATCAAAAACAATATATGGCAGTAATTGTGTAGCACAAACAACTCATGATAGTGGGCTTCCAGAGCTTGGTGTTTCCAGAAGAACCACTGTTGATGAAATGCATTGCAAAGCTGGTATATTTCCGTGTGTAAATACTGTACATAAAGAAACACAGGCTTATTCTGTAACTATTCCTTTGACACCACCGGTTACATCAGTTGATACTTCTGGACGAGAAGAAGTTAGTTGCTCAACTCCAACTGCAAATTGTTCCATCGAAAAGGTTACGAGTGTTCCTGTGATGCCAGATGATACCGTATCAGAAGAACAAGATAAAACCAAGTATTTCTCTAACAGTATAGGCCGGGTAGCTGGGCTACCTTATCAATTTTTATCCCTTTCAGGACATCAGGAAGTGGTGCAAAATAGCCCAGGTCATACTGCTAAGCAAAAAGATGCCTGGGATGCTAATTTAGTTGGATGCCGCCAGAGTGATCAAGAGGAACATCTTGATTTTACTTCTCTTTCGTCCTTCAAAAGAATAGCAGAAGATCATCTCGATTTTTTTCCTCTGGCTGGCAATCGCAATTTGTTCGAATCAAGGAAAGGGATTGAATCCACAAAATCAAATGCAAGGAGCTCTTCTTTGCCAGCAGGTTTAACTTTGGAATTATGTATTCTTCTTG GGCACTTTGCTCCAGTTGCATGCTCAAGGGAAGGTCCTGTAAGAAAACAAGAGAAAGCTGTGAAGGACCATGATGGTGCACCAGTAACTGGCTGGAGCATTTCTAACATACTAAACAAGGAGAACCCAGATAACTTCACTCAAGCGAAAAGAGGGGGATTGAAGGGAACGAAGGATACATTAGATTACTCAAGGATATACAATAGTTTCTTAATTGATGGAAG ACTGAAGGACTGTGTGGATTTGTTAGAAAGCATGGAGCAAAATGGATTACTTGATATGAAGAAG ATCCACCATGCCAGCTTTTTCAGTATGTGTAAGAAGCAAAGGGCTGTCTTGGAAGCTCTTCGCTTCTGCAGATTGATTGACAGCCCAAAAATAAGTACCTTCAATATGCTTTTGTCCGTATGTGCTAATTCACAAGATTTTGATG GAGCCCTCCAAGTTATGGAGCTCCTAAAGGAAGCTGGACTAAAACCTGATTGTAAACTTTACACCACGCTGATATCCACTTGTGCCAAGTGTGGGAAAGTTGATGCCATGTTCGAG GTCTTCCATGAGATGGTCAGTGCTGGTATAGATCCAAATGTTAACACATACAGCGCGTTAATTGATGGTTGTGCTAGAGCTGGACAAGTGGCAAAAGCATTTGGTGCTTATGGGATTATGAGTTCAAAG AAGGTGAAGCCAGATCGAGTTGTCTTCAATGCTTTAATCAGTGCATGCGGTGAATCTGGGGCTGTCGCTCGGGCGTTTGATGTTTTATCAGAAATGACAGCAGAATCTTCGGATTCAAAAGGATCCAGACCAATCCTTCCTGATCATGTTACTGTTGGAGCACTAATGAAGACATGTATTCAGGCGGGCCAG GCTGATCGAGCTCGTGAGGTGTATAAAATGCTTCAGGAGTACAATATAAAGGGTACCCCGGAGGTTTACACCATCGCATTGAGAAGCTGTAGCCTGACTGGTGATTTAGGGTTTGCACTGAAGATATATGAAGATATGAACAAGATTGGAGTAAAACCCGATGAG GTGTTTTTGAGTGCTCTAGTTGATGTAGCTGGCCATGCGAAGAGGGCAGACGCTGCATTTGAGATAATGAAAGATGCAAGAGCAAAAGGTTTGCACGTTGGAACAATTGCATACAGTTCGTTAATGGGTGCTTGCTGCAAT GCAAAGGACTGGAAGAAGGCACTGCAGCTTTACGAGGAGATTAAGTCTATCAAATTGACCCCAACTGTTTCAATGATGAATGCATTGATCACCTCTCTGT GTGATGGTGATCAGGTCATAAAGGCTGTTGATGTCCTTAATGAGATGAACAAAATAGGAGTCTGTCCAAATGAGATAACATATTCTGTCTTATTTGTTGCTTGTGAAAG AAACGGTGAAGCACAGCTAGGTTTGGATTTGTTTGAACAATTAAAAATAGATGGCATTGGCATCAATCTGACCATTATTGGTTCTCTGACTG